GGGAAAGATCGATTTTATCCACACTTTCCAGATTAACTGTCACCCCTAACTTCCACAAAACCTGAACGGTCAGATGCAGTGTCTTGCCCGTGATTATCCGGTAATCATCAATAAATGTCCATATTTCAAGCGGTTTATCCGTCAGTACCGGTTCTTGTTCTTGTCCCATTTCTGCAAGTTCCTGAGTTTGGAGTTGCTCTTGTGCATTGACATGAAGAATACCGTTTCCCCAAAACACAGCGCTGACACATAAGATGATATAAAAATACTTCATCGTCTCCTTCTCCCCCCCCTCCTGATACGTCTGTCGAAAAATTCAGAGATTTTTTTAATCCACATTTCCTCATTTTCCTCAGTAAGCAGTGCAAGATGGTCTATATTAAGTTTCCGAAACAAAGTCAGATAAGGTAAAGACTCTCTGCATGCGGTTGAAATATCAAGTGATTTTATCGTACCTGTCTCTATATCCTGAACAGCCAGAAATCCCCTCGCATCTGGCAAGGACGATTCCGTTCTGTCGGAAATAACAATTGGAATTACTTCGTGCAGATAAGATAGCATTTTCAGCGACTGTTCATAGTTATAAGGCGCCAAAAAATCAGATAATAGAAATACCAAAGCCGGGGGGGAAATTTTTTCGTGTAAAAATTGAAAAGCGTTATTTAAGTCGGTACGAGTACTCGACGGTGTTTCACGTAAAATATTTTTTACATTTATTAGCGCTTCCTTTTCTCCGGCTTTGGGCTGAATATAATTTTCCACCCTGTCAGTGAATGTAATAAAACCTATTTCATTACCAGTTTCCGATGCGGCATGGACAAGGATTG
This is a stretch of genomic DNA from Candidatus Brocadia sp.. It encodes these proteins:
- a CDS encoding DUF58 domain-containing protein; amino-acid sequence: MKRRIKLSLQRLIGNLFEGVFSSYVNALHGLELDELRQYQPGDDCKSIDWKATVKTGKLHVRMKLVDKRVTIIFLVDKSRSEKFGSFLNTKEEVQSSILSILVHAASETGNEIGFITFTDRVENYIQPKAGEKEALINVKNILRETPSSTRTDLNNAFQFLHEKISPPALVFLLSDFLAPYNYEQSLKMLSYLHEVIPIVISDRTESSLPDARGFLAVQDIETGTIKSLDISTACRESLPYLTLFRKLNIDHLALLTEENEEMWIKKISEFFDRRIRRGGRRRR